The following proteins are co-located in the Rippkaea orientalis PCC 8801 genome:
- a CDS encoding dCTP deaminase domain-containing protein, whose protein sequence is MSVLSEWDIVWQLGRQIFIYPFKDLNSSLSGGSLRLTASEYAYEIETIKCKKENCSDDNVAEDNSSETIIQKKAKRLKLHEDNNNNYFLIPPRKTALVWTNESVVLNGWFCGSIHSKVRIAASSIGHIGTRVSPYWKGILSIAIHNLSDEDIKINIDDIIGYLRFHKLNSESSIDYADSLKSAYAKLQDAFPKDCSPPDELEKWILSERWRDGDTESIFAKLEKDKKESNEGLNAYERAKRAWWRRYFGFLSRYEKIPFDSVLLNLFISTIKVLNSLAILAKLIAAKALLPTGLTLAIGWLLNQIFNFVKPLINFFYQ, encoded by the coding sequence ATGTCAGTTTTAAGTGAGTGGGACATTGTTTGGCAATTAGGCAGACAAATCTTTATTTATCCTTTTAAAGATTTGAATAGTAGTTTGAGTGGAGGGTCTCTAAGACTAACAGCTAGTGAATATGCTTATGAAATAGAAACAATCAAATGTAAAAAAGAAAATTGTAGTGATGATAATGTTGCAGAGGACAATTCATCAGAAACAATAATTCAAAAAAAAGCAAAACGCTTAAAATTACATGAAGATAATAATAATAATTATTTTTTGATTCCACCAAGAAAAACCGCTCTAGTTTGGACAAATGAATCTGTAGTTTTAAATGGTTGGTTTTGCGGTTCTATTCATTCAAAAGTGAGAATAGCAGCTAGTAGTATCGGTCATATTGGAACTAGAGTTAGTCCATATTGGAAAGGTATTTTAAGTATAGCGATTCATAATCTTTCTGATGAAGATATAAAAATTAATATAGATGATATTATTGGCTATTTACGTTTTCATAAACTTAATTCTGAGTCATCTATCGATTACGCAGATTCTTTAAAAAGTGCCTACGCAAAACTTCAAGACGCATTTCCTAAAGATTGTTCTCCTCCTGATGAACTAGAAAAATGGATTTTATCTGAGAGATGGAGAGATGGAGATACAGAGTCTATTTTTGCTAAATTAGAGAAAGATAAAAAAGAAAGCAACGAAGGTTTAAACGCTTATGAAAGAGCCAAAAGAGCATGGTGGAGAAGATATTTTGGATTTTTATCAAGATATGAAAAAATTCCGTTCGATTCTGTTCTTCTAAATTTATTCATATCAACGATAAAGGTTTTAAATTCTCTAGCAATTTTGGCTAAATTAATAGCAGCAAAAGCTCTTCTTCCAACGGGTTTAACGTTGGCTATAGGGTGGTTATTAAACCAAATATTCAATTTTGTAAAACCTTTAATTAATTTTTTTTATCAGTGA